The following proteins are co-located in the Marinomonas profundi genome:
- the phnE gene encoding phosphonate ABC transporter, permease protein PhnE — protein sequence MNTIDHHWQRFTLKQKLSRYAVYLVIVMAFVQSIQSVEVIPEFLLDAPEQMADMFSRMWPMDFAYYPTAVHDAMVETLNIATLGTLITLIFAIPLALMNASNIVSSVWCHWISRFFLVSSRSVNSLVWALLFVSIFGPGVIAGVLAIAFRSIGFVGKLLGEALEEVNMGSIEALKATGASWLSILLKGYWPQVLPAFFSIVLFRWDINVRESAVLGLVGAGGIGVVLDDSMNLFQWDRVAVSLLAIFVIVILAEILVVNVRKRLI from the coding sequence CCGTTTATCTGGTTATTGTTATGGCCTTTGTTCAGTCGATTCAATCGGTTGAGGTCATTCCCGAATTCCTACTGGATGCGCCAGAACAAATGGCCGATATGTTTTCTCGCATGTGGCCAATGGATTTTGCCTACTACCCAACCGCTGTCCATGACGCCATGGTTGAAACGCTCAACATCGCCACATTGGGAACATTAATCACCTTGATTTTTGCTATTCCTTTGGCGCTGATGAATGCCAGTAATATTGTCAGCTCAGTGTGGTGTCATTGGATTTCACGGTTTTTCCTAGTGTCTTCTCGTTCAGTCAACTCTTTGGTTTGGGCGCTGCTTTTTGTCTCCATTTTTGGTCCGGGTGTTATCGCTGGCGTGCTGGCAATCGCCTTTCGTTCGATTGGCTTTGTTGGCAAGCTTTTGGGAGAAGCACTAGAAGAAGTGAATATGGGATCAATTGAAGCCCTAAAAGCCACGGGAGCGTCTTGGCTATCGATTTTATTAAAAGGTTACTGGCCACAAGTATTACCGGCCTTTTTTAGCATTGTACTTTTTCGCTGGGACATTAATGTCCGAGAATCCGCCGTGCTTGGTTTAGTCGGTGCTGGCGGCATTGGTGTAGTGTTGGATGACTCGATGAACTTATTTCAATGGGATCGAGTGGCCGTGTCCCTTTTGGCTATTTTCGTTATTGTGATTCTCGCCGAAATTCTAGTGGTGAATGTCCGTAAACGACTTATTTAA